One genomic window of Streptomonospora nanhaiensis includes the following:
- a CDS encoding PfkB family carbohydrate kinase: MRIAVTGSIASDHLMTFEGRFSEQLIADQLEQVSLSFLVDELEIRRGGCGPNICFAMGALGLRPHLVGAAGTDFDEYRAWLDRHGVDTSGVHISELRHTARFVCTTDRDHNQIASFYAGAMAEARNIELQPLAERAGGFDLVLVSANDPGAMIRHSDECRDRDIAFAADPSQQLAFMEGPDVRRLIEGADYLFTNEYEKALCEQKTGWSDDDILSRVRIRVTTLGAKGVRIDRRGEPSIAVPAAVVTEKVDPTGVGDAFRAGFLAGVSWGLSLEHAAQVGNAVAVHCLEVNGPQEYELTPASLLDKITASYGEDSARAIKPHLA; encoded by the coding sequence GTGCGCATCGCGGTTACCGGATCGATTGCCTCCGACCATCTGATGACCTTCGAGGGACGCTTCTCCGAACAACTCATCGCCGATCAGCTCGAACAGGTGTCGCTGTCGTTCCTGGTGGACGAGCTGGAGATCCGCCGCGGCGGGTGCGGCCCCAACATCTGCTTCGCCATGGGCGCGCTGGGCCTGCGCCCCCACCTGGTCGGGGCCGCCGGCACCGACTTCGACGAGTACCGCGCCTGGCTGGACCGCCACGGGGTCGACACCTCCGGCGTGCACATCTCCGAACTGCGGCACACGGCGCGGTTCGTCTGCACCACCGACCGCGACCACAACCAGATCGCGTCGTTCTACGCCGGGGCCATGGCCGAGGCGCGCAACATCGAGCTGCAGCCCCTGGCCGAGCGCGCCGGCGGGTTCGACCTCGTGCTGGTCAGCGCCAACGACCCCGGCGCCATGATCCGGCACAGCGACGAGTGCCGCGACCGCGACATCGCGTTCGCAGCCGACCCCTCCCAGCAGCTGGCGTTCATGGAGGGCCCCGACGTCCGCCGGCTGATCGAGGGCGCCGACTACCTCTTCACCAACGAGTACGAGAAGGCGCTCTGCGAGCAGAAGACCGGCTGGAGCGACGACGACATCCTCTCCCGGGTGCGGATCCGCGTCACCACGCTGGGCGCCAAGGGCGTGCGGATCGACCGGCGCGGTGAGCCCTCGATCGCCGTGCCCGCCGCCGTGGTCACCGAGAAGGTCGACCCCACCGGTGTCGGCGACGCCTTCCGCGCGGGCTTCCTGGCGGGGGTCTCGTGGGGCCTGTCCCTGGAGCACGCCGCCCAGGTCGGCAACGCCGTCGCCGTGCACTGCCTGGAGGTCAACGGCCCCCAGGAGTACGAGCTGACCCCCGCGAGCCTGCTCGACAAGATCACCGCCTCCTACGGCGAGGACAGCGCGCGGGCGATCAAGCCGCACCTGGCCTAG